GAATCAGATGAAATGGAGCGGACGTTCAACGTGACCTTCAAGGCTAAAGGTGTTGCCCAGTATATGGGAGGCAACGAATGGCTGGCCGAAATGGGTATGAAGGATCCGGATTTCTCGCGGCTTGATGATAACTCCTACCTGATCACCACCACTTATAATGACGGCGGCTTGCTTGTTCAGCAAAACAATACGATTCATTTTCCCAAAAAGGCCTCCAATGTTAAAGAAGATACGGACGAATTTGGCTATGCCACCTTCACCTACGACTTGAAGCCGGTATCTTCAGGTTTTCCTCTGTTTCTGATCGTTGGGCTGGCGTTCATTCTGCTTGGAATAGCGTCAGCCGTATTTTTTGCACTCAGGCCTGCCAGGGTTCAGTAACGGATCATTTTTTTTATATCTTTGGGCCATAATGTATTGCTATGACCCGGAACGGTCTATTATCCATTCTGGCCTCCAAGAATTACCTTAACGTAAAAAAAAGGGACGTATACCCTTTCAGACTCCTCCTTTTATTGGAGTGATTTTTTCCTCTTTCTCAATCAATTCATTACAGATTTATTTTATTAATTCTAAACCATGGAATTACCTTTTGCCGAATCCTATAAGATAAAGATGGTGGAGCTTATCCGTCGGAGTTCCCGTTCGGAAAGGGAACAATGGATACAGGAGGCCCGGTTCAATATTTTCAATCTCCGCAGCGATCAGGTTTTCATTGATTTACTGACCGACTCGGGAACAGGCGCCATGAGTGACCGGCAGTGGTCGGAGATGATGCTGGGGGATGAAAGCTACGCAGGCTCTTCTTCGTATTATAAAATGAAGGAAGCTGTCAAAGATATCATGGGCTTTGATTATTTTCTCCCAACGCACCAGGGCAGGGCTGCCGAGAATGTGCTCTTCTCCGTATTGGTCAAAAAAGGGGACCTTGTTCCGGGGAATGCCCATTTCGATACTACAAAGGGGCATATCGAGTTCCGGAAGGCCGAGGCGGTTGATTGTACCATTGATGAGGCGTACGATACCACCGTCGCTCATCCGTTCAAAGGGAATGTCGATACCGGAAAACTTGAGCAAGTGCTTAAAAGCCATCCTTTGGACCGGATCCCGTTCATCATCCTGACCATCACCTGCAATACATCCGGAGGCCAGCCTGTATCCCTGGAAAATATCAGGGAGGTTCACGCCCTGGCAAAGAAATATGGGATCCCTGTTGTGTTCGACTCTGCCCGTTTTGCAGAAAATGCCTATTTTATCAAGAAGCGGGAGAAAGGGTATGAACATAAAACCATCCGGGAGATCGTGCGGGAAATGTACCAGTGTGCCGACCTGGCTACGATGAGCAGTAAAAAAGATGCCATTGTCAACATGGGTGGATTCATCGGTTTCAGGGATCCCGAACTGTTGCGCAAAGCCAGCCTTTATAACATCATGTTCGAGGGATTCAATACCTACGGCGGTATGTCGGGGCGGGATATGAATGCGCTCGCGCAGGGATTATACGAAGGCACCGAGATTGATTACCTGGAAAGCCGGGTACGCCAGGTGGAATACCTCTGGAACCAGCTGCAGGCTTACGGTATCCCCGTACAACAGCCTGCCGGCGGGCACGCAGTCTTTGTTGATGCAAGGCGGTTCCTGCCGCGTGTGCCCAGGGAGCAGTTCATCGCCCAGACATTGGTGGTTGAACTTTACAGGGAAGCAGGAGTGAGGGGTGTGGAAATAGGTGCCCTGATGACCGACAGGGATCCGGTCACACGCCAGCCCAGGTATCCATCGCTGGAAATGATGCGGCTTACCATTCCCCGCCGGGTCTATACCAATAATCACATGGATGTGGTGGCCGCAGCGCTCAAAAACATTTACGACCGCAGGGATGCCATCACCACCGGGTACAAGATCACTCGCGAAGCACCCTTGCTGAGGCATTTTACGGTGGAGTTGGAGAAGATATAGTCATTCGAAGTCATTCGAAGCCATTCATTGTCATTCATAGTTATTTGTTATACAACGAATGACCATTAATGACGCGAGGCCCGAAGGGCCGAGCAAATAACAACGAATGACCATTAATGACGCGAGGCGCACAGCGCCGAGCAAATGACCATAATAATCATTTTATCGCTACACAATGTCCGTAATCCGTCTTACAAAATCCTTTGCATTCGAAATGGCCCATGCTCTGCCTGGACATGACGGGCCCTGTAAACATATTCACGGACATACCTACGAACTGTTCGTAACCATCATAGGCAAACCGGTTGATGATCCTTTATCCCCGAAATTCGGGATGATCATGGACTTCAAGGAACTTAAATCGCTGGTAAGAGGAGCGGTGATCGATGATTTTGACCACGCCCTGGTGCTCAGAAAAGATACGGCGGATGCCTTGGTGAAAGAGGCCGGAAATGTACTCTTTCAACGTATGATCGTGACCGATTTCCAGCCCACCACCGAAAACCTGGTTGCGGAATTTGCACGAAGGATACACCAGCAGCTTCCTTCACACGTCACCCTGCAAAGCCTGCGGCTGAGGGAAACCTTGACATCGTTTGCGGAATGGTTTGCAGCGGATAATCCCTGAATGGGTTCTCTTAGTCCTCGAACACCTCTGTGGTCATTGGCGGGATGCCGGTATAATACAGGTCGTATCCGCCGCTTCCGCCAGGCCTGTCTGAGGAAAAAAACATCAATTCGTTGGTGAAGCCGCTGATCATGATGATGACCGGACGGTATTCATTGAAGGCTGTGTTGATCCTGTCGCCAAAATTCTGGGGTGCGGTCCAGGTAGCTCCCGCCCTGCGTGAATAGTACAGATCAAATCCGCCATACCCTCCGGGCCTGTCTGAGGCGAACACGAGCACCTTCCCGCTGATGAACGGGCATTTGTCATCAGCCTCTGAACTGAGCAGGGTATTCTTTTCCACTGGCCAGGTGGTATCGGCCGAGAAAAAACGGATCTCATCATAGCCTTCAGGAACAGTGGTCTGAAAAATGTCGTAATTCCCATCCCGGTCCGAACAAAAATAAACCTCCTGTATTTTCTCAGGATAGTTGTACCAGTCAGAGTAAGTGATGAAATTGTCGCCGTAAAATCCCACATAACATTCATTGGCATCCGTGTTCAGGGAGTTGATCCGGATCAGGTCACATTCTTCGTAGATGGTATCGTAATAGGCATCCCGTTCCAGGGCGTACCAGGCCAGACAAAGATCATGGTTGCCGGAGGTATCGGTCGAGAAAACGACGTGATTGCGGTACACCTCTTTTTCTTCCCAGTAGTGATAAACTACCGACAGCGGACCAAGTTCATTGCCGGTCGTATTGATCATACTGAACAGGGTATGCAGGTACTCAAATTCCGTATCCAGGTTGGAATGGTTGCTGATGGTCACCTTGCCGTCATCAAAGTCACAAAAGATCGTGATGTTTTTGAAGATGATATCAAAATCCTGTCCGTTCGAATTCCGGTTTGTGGAGAATTTCAGCACGATTTGTGACTCAATGAAGGGTGCGGCGGAATTGTAATCATCATAGATGGAATTGATGGAAGCCATGTTCTGCACCTGGCCGGTGAAGGTACAATCTTCCCTGCCTTCGAAATAAGGACATCCCGTCAGGAGCAATAATGCGCCGGTAGTCAGCAATAAAGCAATACAGGTCCTCATCCGTTTATTTTATGATTTTCTTAATGATCCCGCCTATTTGGTCATTACCCAGGTTAAGGATATAGATACCTTTATCTAAATGACTGATATTTAATTGAATAAGATGGTCCCCGGCCCTGTACGAATCTTCTGAAGTTAAAACTTCCTGTCCCAGCTGGTTGAAGATCCTGACCGACAGAGGAGCTGCTTTTGTCAACGTAATGGGGATGTATGCCACCTCACCGATCGGATTGGGATAGACCTCTCCGACCGAAAGGATGAATACATCAGGTTCTGCCACGGAAAGTGTATTGTACACTTCGGTCTGTGTGATCATAAATTCCACAGTTACCACCGGGTGTTCTTCATCCAGCGTCACCCAGGCGGGACCGGTCACTTTGCCCGGAACTTCGGCATGCACTTTATAGGTGCCCCATCCCAGCGAAGGGAAGTCAAAACTGCCTTGGTCCGAAGAATATTCATACGCAATGGCCTGTTCACCCTCCTCCATCAGGATGATTTCGATGTCCGGAACCGGCGACCCTTCCCTGAAAAGATCATAGCTCGCATTGACCGTTCCGTTGATTTCTCCTGTTCCCTGGCTGTAGTCAACCACGGGAACCAGGTAGATCGTATATGGATTCATGGGTTCTCCGAGGGTGATCATTTCGGCATCCGTCCAGGTAATGGCATCCACATAATAGGTGGGCAGGTAGTTCCCGTAGCCCGAGGAACCTTCCAGCAGCTCGGCCAGAAGGTAATAGTTGCCTTCGCGAACCTGTGTGAAAAAGAAATGGCCGATACTGTCGATGGGCTGAATGGTCATTAACATCATTTCACCTGACATGTTGGCCAGATACAGCGATACCTGCCCGATATCCGCAAAGGTGTTGCCCATGATCACCTGTCCTGTGAGGGTAAACTGATCTTCACAGCCTCCGTTGCCTCCGATTTCCTGGCAGGAAACGGCAGAGCAGCTGTCGTTCGGGATTGAATCCATGACCCATGTGGTAGTGAGGCACACGAGAAAACCGACCGAATCCGCTTCAGCGTAAGTATGAGTCACCGACTGGCCATCTCCGGTGGTTCCATCGCCAAAATCCCAGAAAAAGGAAGCGGGCTTCGTGGAGTTCACTTCGCCGGTAAAGGAGAAAGTATATCCATCGTTAGTAAGGAATGTAAAGAAATTTTCGCAGTCAGAAGGAACATTTTGCGTGCAAATGGCAAAATCGGCCACAATGGGCCCACTCAGGACTGTCACCAGGGTGTCATGCTCCATGTACTGGCAATCGAAGGTATAGATCTTGATGAAAGTAACACCCGAAGTGTTGAGAAAGAGCGTATCACCGTAATACCCCTCCTGGTCCGTTTGAAAGATATAAAATCCAAGGCTGTCGTTGCAGGCAGCATAAACAGGATGATCACTCACAGGGATGCTCAGGTCAAGGTCCGTTACATGCCCGCTGATGTATATAAAATTTTGTTGCGCACTGGTAAACATACCCGAGAGGATCAGAAAAACAGCAACCAAATGATTCCTTTTCATGGTTTTAGTTTTTTAGAGGTTTTGGTTAAGCCTGGTTAGCAGAAAACGCTTGACACTCTTCAGACGGTAAAAATTGCCGGCAGTTGTCTGCAAAAATATAAATATTTTACAACTTTTTCAATGTCAATCAGTTCTCTTAAAAGTGATAGGTCATTCCTGCACGTATGCCAAACGAATAGGGTGGCCGGCCGGTTCCATCCCCTTCATAGGTGGAATTGAAATACTGCCGGTATGTGGGTTCCAGTGATAAGCTGAATTTACCGGTGATCATGTACTTCGAACTCAAACCCAGCAATAACTGCCAGTTACTGTACTTTCTTTCAGGTGTCTGATCTACCATCATAATGTTTTCAGCTGCAAAATCGCGGAAAGCAGGATCTGATTTTTTTTCATTCAGCAACAGCGACAGGCAAGGCCCCCCGGCAACCATCATGGAAAATCTTTTGAAGTTCAGGAATTCATAACCGATCTGCAAGGGGATCTGGAGATACGTGCAGGCATTGTCGGTCCGGTAGGAGTCACTGTAAAAAACCGTATCAAACAATCCATATTCATTCAGAACATAACTCATTGAATCCGATGGAATTCCATATGTTTCAAAATCGACCCCCAGGTAATAACCCGTCATTTCGTACTTGTTGTAACTGATCTCATAATTTCCGTCATCCTGGGAACGGGTGATGCCGAATCCCGGGCGAATGATGAATTTGCCCATTTGAACCGAAGCCAAGATCTCCTGTGTATAACCCGACTGAAAATTCTTCGCCTGATTCCTGTAATCTGTCCATTCCGGAAAGAAATACAGCCCCGCTGCAATGTGTACAGGCTTTCGGTAGTCCTGTTTTCTCATCTGTATGTCAATGTTTTGCATCAGGTTACGCCTGCTGACGACAAATCGCTGCCCTTCGCCGGATGATGCGAGTTCAGCGAGTGATGGAAGCGTGGATAGTTGGTGGATGGATTCGTTGGTAAGATATTCAACAGGCGATGCTTCATTTATTTCCGGAGATGTCTTCTGGCCGGCATCTTCGTTTCCTGTTTCTGTGTCTTCACGGATCAGGGTGCTCTGCGGCCGGGAATTCGTTTGATGCACGGTAGCTTCAACCGGGTTTGCCTGATCATTTTCGGATGGAATGCTGATCGGGAGCGGATCCTGGGAGGTCAGCCGGTTATTGGATCCGGACTGTTCGACCAGACTCCCGCTGAGGATTTTATCTTCGGGCATTTTGCTGGTGATGGATGAATGCAGCAGAACATAGGCAGTGATGCCTGCGCCCGCAAGGATGACCGCCCCGATGATATTCTGCAGATTCAGCAGGTGGAAAGGACCGGACTGCGGATGAAGGTATCGGCTTAGGATATTCTTCCAGACTTTCCCGGAAGGGTCGACCTGATACCCTTCCAGTTTTTGTCTGAACAGATCATCGATTTTGTCGGGTTCGTTTTTCATGTTACCGTTGAATTGCGTACTTAAGAGAGCGGCTGATCAGCACATTTCGCAGCATTTTCCTGGCCTTGAACAACTGGGTCTTGGATGTATTGACCGAAATATTTAACAACCTGGCAATTTCCTGATGGGAGTAGCCTTCAATGGCGTACATATTGAAAACAAGCCTGTAGCCATCGGGTAAATCCTGTATCACCTTCATCAGTTCATCCTCCGTCAGGTCACACCCCGGAAGATCCTGTTCTTCTTCGACGGCGGGATTGTCGGAAATATGCACTTCATTGATTTCTTCAAGGTGTACGGCGTGGCCTTCCCTGGATTGCCGGTTGTAATGATCCACGGCAGTATGAACCACGATCCTGCGTATCCAGCCTTCCAGCGATCCCTCGTGCCTGAAGGTGCTGATGTTCGTAAAAACCTTGACGAATCCGTCCTGCAGTACATCCTCTGCCTCGGCAAGATTCCGGCAGTAGCGCAGACACACGCCAAGCATCGTCGCGGCATGGCGCCTGTAAAGCAGGGCGCAGGCCTTACGCTTACCCTGAAGACATCCCTCGATCAGCTTCTTCTCAGGGACCATCCAATCAGTCGTTTTTTCATAGACAGACGTACGGTATAAAAG
Above is a genomic segment from Bacteroidales bacterium containing:
- a CDS encoding tryptophanase, with the translated sequence MELPFAESYKIKMVELIRRSSRSEREQWIQEARFNIFNLRSDQVFIDLLTDSGTGAMSDRQWSEMMLGDESYAGSSSYYKMKEAVKDIMGFDYFLPTHQGRAAENVLFSVLVKKGDLVPGNAHFDTTKGHIEFRKAEAVDCTIDEAYDTTVAHPFKGNVDTGKLEQVLKSHPLDRIPFIILTITCNTSGGQPVSLENIREVHALAKKYGIPVVFDSARFAENAYFIKKREKGYEHKTIREIVREMYQCADLATMSSKKDAIVNMGGFIGFRDPELLRKASLYNIMFEGFNTYGGMSGRDMNALAQGLYEGTEIDYLESRVRQVEYLWNQLQAYGIPVQQPAGGHAVFVDARRFLPRVPREQFIAQTLVVELYREAGVRGVEIGALMTDRDPVTRQPRYPSLEMMRLTIPRRVYTNNHMDVVAAALKNIYDRRDAITTGYKITREAPLLRHFTVELEKI
- a CDS encoding 6-carboxytetrahydropterin synthase, which codes for MSVIRLTKSFAFEMAHALPGHDGPCKHIHGHTYELFVTIIGKPVDDPLSPKFGMIMDFKELKSLVRGAVIDDFDHALVLRKDTADALVKEAGNVLFQRMIVTDFQPTTENLVAEFARRIHQQLPSHVTLQSLRLRETLTSFAEWFAADNP
- a CDS encoding T9SS type A sorting domain-containing protein gives rise to the protein MKRNHLVAVFLILSGMFTSAQQNFIYISGHVTDLDLSIPVSDHPVYAACNDSLGFYIFQTDQEGYYGDTLFLNTSGVTFIKIYTFDCQYMEHDTLVTVLSGPIVADFAICTQNVPSDCENFFTFLTNDGYTFSFTGEVNSTKPASFFWDFGDGTTGDGQSVTHTYAEADSVGFLVCLTTTWVMDSIPNDSCSAVSCQEIGGNGGCEDQFTLTGQVIMGNTFADIGQVSLYLANMSGEMMLMTIQPIDSIGHFFFTQVREGNYYLLAELLEGSSGYGNYLPTYYVDAITWTDAEMITLGEPMNPYTIYLVPVVDYSQGTGEINGTVNASYDLFREGSPVPDIEIILMEEGEQAIAYEYSSDQGSFDFPSLGWGTYKVHAEVPGKVTGPAWVTLDEEHPVVTVEFMITQTEVYNTLSVAEPDVFILSVGEVYPNPIGEVAYIPITLTKAAPLSVRIFNQLGQEVLTSEDSYRAGDHLIQLNISHLDKGIYILNLGNDQIGGIIKKIIK
- a CDS encoding outer membrane beta-barrel protein; its protein translation is MKNEPDKIDDLFRQKLEGYQVDPSGKVWKNILSRYLHPQSGPFHLLNLQNIIGAVILAGAGITAYVLLHSSITSKMPEDKILSGSLVEQSGSNNRLTSQDPLPISIPSENDQANPVEATVHQTNSRPQSTLIREDTETGNEDAGQKTSPEINEASPVEYLTNESIHQLSTLPSLAELASSGEGQRFVVSRRNLMQNIDIQMRKQDYRKPVHIAAGLYFFPEWTDYRNQAKNFQSGYTQEILASVQMGKFIIRPGFGITRSQDDGNYEISYNKYEMTGYYLGVDFETYGIPSDSMSYVLNEYGLFDTVFYSDSYRTDNACTYLQIPLQIGYEFLNFKRFSMMVAGGPCLSLLLNEKKSDPAFRDFAAENIMMVDQTPERKYSNWQLLLGLSSKYMITGKFSLSLEPTYRQYFNSTYEGDGTGRPPYSFGIRAGMTYHF
- a CDS encoding RNA polymerase sigma factor, whose amino-acid sequence is MVPEKKLIEGCLQGKRKACALLYRRHAATMLGVCLRYCRNLAEAEDVLQDGFVKVFTNISTFRHEGSLEGWIRRIVVHTAVDHYNRQSREGHAVHLEEINEVHISDNPAVEEEQDLPGCDLTEDELMKVIQDLPDGYRLVFNMYAIEGYSHQEIARLLNISVNTSKTQLFKARKMLRNVLISRSLKYAIQR